Proteins from a single region of Belliella baltica DSM 15883:
- the hisC gene encoding histidinol-phosphate transaminase, translating into MAFDLEKLLRPHISKIKPYSSARDEYSGKAGIFLDANENPFGSMADGKFNRYPDPYQLDIKQKLAVVKGVEANQIFLGNGSDEAIDLLMRAFCRPGIDNIILLPPTYGMYEVSAGINDIAIQKVNLTPDYQLRPDAILEAVNENTKIIFICSPNNPSGNKVKRSDIHQILNNFQGLVVVDEAYIDFSDEPSFTTELANYPNLLVMQTFSKAWGLASLRIGMAFASVEIIKILNLIKPPYNISGLTQEKVLEALDNASAIQRIVKDTLAERAFLKTELEKFPFVSTIYPSHANFLLIKTEGARKIYEYLIEQTIIIRDRSKVVLCEDCLRISVGTRTENEALLKALVQYKP; encoded by the coding sequence ATGGCTTTCGATCTAGAAAAATTACTTCGTCCACACATCAGCAAAATCAAGCCTTACTCTTCCGCTCGTGATGAGTATTCGGGAAAAGCTGGGATATTTCTTGATGCCAATGAAAATCCATTTGGCTCGATGGCTGATGGGAAATTCAACAGATATCCTGATCCTTATCAACTGGATATCAAACAGAAGTTAGCTGTAGTCAAAGGTGTAGAAGCCAATCAAATTTTCTTGGGAAATGGCAGTGATGAAGCGATAGATTTGTTGATGCGCGCATTTTGTAGGCCGGGTATTGATAACATCATCTTGCTTCCTCCTACTTATGGCATGTATGAAGTTAGTGCAGGGATCAACGATATCGCTATTCAGAAAGTAAACCTTACTCCTGACTATCAACTCAGACCTGATGCCATTCTGGAGGCAGTCAATGAAAACACAAAAATCATCTTCATTTGCTCACCAAATAACCCAAGTGGCAACAAAGTCAAAAGATCAGATATCCATCAGATTCTGAATAATTTCCAGGGCTTGGTAGTAGTTGATGAAGCATATATTGATTTCAGTGATGAACCAAGTTTCACGACAGAATTAGCGAATTATCCAAACCTCTTGGTGATGCAGACTTTCTCCAAAGCTTGGGGACTTGCTTCTTTGCGAATTGGGATGGCTTTTGCATCAGTAGAAATCATCAAAATCCTGAATTTGATCAAACCTCCATACAATATCTCTGGACTTACCCAAGAAAAGGTATTAGAAGCTTTGGATAATGCAAGTGCAATTCAAAGAATAGTTAAAGATACGCTAGCAGAAAGAGCGTTCCTTAAAACTGAACTAGAAAAATTCCCTTTTGTATCTACAATCTATCCTTCTCACGCGAATTTTCTTCTGATCAAGACCGAGGGAGCTAGAAAAATTTACGAATACTTAATCGAACAAACCATCATCATCAGAGATAGATCCAAGGTAGTCCTTTGCGAAGACTGTTTGAGAATTTCTGTTGGAACAAGAACTGAAAACGAAGCTTTATTAAAAGCTCTAGTGCAATACAAGCCATGA
- the hisD gene encoding histidinol dehydrogenase, whose amino-acid sequence MKILVNPVKGEWKSELARPVQKSKDIEKIVKPIMRKVKRQGDKALKKFALEYDHVTIKNLLASREEISAAKALVSEDLQKAILQAKENIDKFHEAQQSPDLVMDTMEGVTCMRKTVGIQKVGLYIPGGTAPLFSTVLMLGIPANIAGCEEIVLCTPPNKEGNIHPAILYTADLIGIDKIVKVGGAQAVAAMTYGTESVPAVDKIFGPGNQYVTAAKQLAVKKGVAIDMPAGPSEVLVYADESAIPAFVASDLLSQAEHGVDSQVILVASSEKVAQKVMQEVDLQVEKLSRKEIAKKALGNSVAVVINNQDKAIDLINEYAPEHLIICVKEEDEEEVVNRIKNAGSVFIGNFTPESAGDYASGTNHTLPTYGYARNYSGVSLDSFTKKITYQKITAKGIQNIGPTIEIMAENELLEAHKNAVTIRLNYLKENS is encoded by the coding sequence ATGAAAATTTTAGTCAATCCTGTAAAAGGAGAATGGAAATCAGAATTGGCAAGACCAGTTCAAAAATCCAAAGACATAGAAAAAATTGTCAAGCCGATCATGCGTAAAGTAAAAAGACAAGGCGATAAGGCATTGAAAAAATTTGCTTTAGAATATGATCATGTCACCATCAAAAACCTTTTGGCAAGCAGAGAAGAAATCAGTGCTGCCAAGGCACTAGTTTCCGAAGATTTGCAAAAAGCCATTTTGCAGGCGAAGGAAAATATTGATAAATTTCACGAAGCACAACAGAGTCCTGACTTGGTTATGGATACCATGGAAGGTGTAACCTGTATGCGTAAAACTGTCGGAATTCAAAAAGTCGGCTTATACATTCCAGGAGGTACAGCACCACTTTTTTCCACTGTTTTGATGCTTGGTATTCCTGCGAATATTGCAGGTTGCGAGGAAATTGTACTTTGCACACCTCCCAACAAAGAAGGTAATATTCACCCTGCTATACTTTATACTGCCGACCTAATCGGAATTGACAAAATCGTCAAAGTTGGTGGTGCTCAAGCAGTAGCTGCCATGACTTATGGAACAGAGTCTGTTCCTGCAGTAGACAAAATCTTTGGTCCAGGAAATCAATATGTAACTGCTGCCAAGCAATTGGCTGTAAAAAAAGGAGTTGCGATAGATATGCCTGCCGGACCTTCTGAGGTGTTAGTTTACGCAGATGAATCTGCTATTCCTGCCTTTGTTGCTTCAGATTTGCTTTCACAAGCCGAACATGGAGTTGATTCCCAAGTAATCTTGGTCGCTTCATCTGAAAAAGTTGCTCAAAAAGTGATGCAAGAAGTCGATCTTCAAGTAGAAAAACTATCTAGAAAAGAAATCGCCAAAAAAGCATTGGGCAATTCTGTAGCGGTGGTGATTAACAATCAGGACAAAGCCATTGACTTGATCAATGAATATGCTCCTGAGCATTTGATCATCTGTGTCAAAGAAGAGGATGAAGAAGAAGTTGTGAATAGAATCAAAAATGCAGGATCTGTTTTCATCGGAAACTTCACTCCAGAATCCGCCGGAGATTATGCTTCTGGAACCAACCATACGCTACCAACTTATGGTTATGCGAGAAATTACAGTGGAGTTTCATTAGACAGCTTTACCAAAAAAATAACCTATCAAAAAATCACTGCGAAGGGAATTCAGAATATCGGTCCGACCATAGAAATCATGGCTGAAAACGAACTCTTAGAAGCCCACAAGAATGCAGTTACCATCCGTCTAAATTATCTAAAAGAAAATTCCTGA
- the hisG gene encoding ATP phosphoribosyltransferase, whose amino-acid sequence MENIIRIAVQKSGRLSEDSLSLIKECGIKFYNGTGKLKSTSTNFPIEFLFLRDDDIPGYVSDGVADLGIVGENELVEKDKEVQVLKKLGFSKCRLSLAIPKGEDYPGINYFDGKNIATSYPKILGDYLKSKNIKAEIHEISGSVEIAPSIGLAEGICDIVSSGSTLMMNGLKEVEQIFKSEAVLISNKYLPEEKRAIVDKLLFRMNAVQTGKSNKYVLLNAPNKSLDKIISLIPGMRSPTILPLAQEGWSSVHSVLSEDQFWENIEELRAAGAEGILVVPIEKMVL is encoded by the coding sequence ATGGAAAATATTATCCGTATTGCCGTTCAAAAAAGCGGAAGACTCAGCGAAGATTCATTAAGCCTCATAAAAGAATGTGGTATCAAGTTTTATAATGGAACAGGAAAACTAAAGTCCACCTCCACCAATTTCCCCATAGAATTTCTCTTTTTGAGAGATGACGATATTCCTGGCTATGTCTCTGATGGCGTTGCTGATTTAGGAATCGTTGGAGAAAACGAATTAGTAGAAAAAGACAAAGAAGTTCAAGTATTGAAGAAACTCGGTTTTTCTAAATGCAGACTTTCTCTTGCCATCCCAAAAGGAGAAGACTACCCAGGAATCAATTATTTTGACGGAAAAAATATCGCCACCTCTTATCCAAAGATTCTAGGAGATTATTTGAAATCAAAAAATATCAAAGCGGAAATTCATGAGATTTCAGGCTCAGTAGAAATTGCTCCAAGTATTGGACTTGCAGAAGGAATTTGCGATATCGTAAGCTCGGGTTCTACTTTGATGATGAATGGCTTGAAGGAAGTAGAGCAGATTTTTAAATCTGAAGCAGTTTTGATTTCAAACAAATATTTACCTGAAGAAAAGAGAGCCATTGTTGACAAATTATTGTTCAGAATGAATGCTGTTCAGACTGGTAAAAGCAATAAATATGTTTTGCTTAACGCTCCAAACAAATCTTTGGATAAAATCATTTCTCTAATTCCTGGCATGAGAAGCCCGACGATCTTGCCTTTGGCACAAGAAGGCTGGTCATCAGTACACTCAGTTTTGAGCGAAGATCAGTTTTGGGAAAATATAGAAGAACTGAGAGCGGCAGGTGCAGAAGGAATTCTTGTAGTTCCTATTGAAAAAATGGTGCTTTAA